The stretch of DNA TGAATATCCTGCGTAATTTATTTGCCGTCGCTTCACCGATTAGGGAGCGGCGGTATAAGTATGAATAAAAACACACGTCTAAGTCGTCTTCTTTATGCCGGTTCTGTAATTACAGCGCTTTTGTGTGCCGTCTGCGGAAGCCCCCCTCCGCCGATTTCTTTTGAAAGTACTCTGGATTCAACTTTTGTTGTCGCTCGAGCGGCAAATGATGTTGTTGTCACCAATCAAGATGTGTTTGCCGCACTGAAAAGAAGTGAATTGGTTTCTAACGGAGGAACCGTCGAAGCCTCGGAAATTCAGGCCATGCTCGACAGTGTTATCCTTGATACCCTCGCCGGTCTCGATGTGATCTCGGTCGACCTTATACGGCACTATCACGACTACCGCCTCTTTCAGCAGTCGTACTACGACAAATTAATCGACGCCTTTTGGGAGGAAGTCGTGAATAAAAAAGTCACGGCCGATTCTTCCGAAGCCATTCAATTCTATCACGAGCACAAAGAGTTGTTCAGTGTGAAAGAACAAGTAGATCTCTATCATATTCTTGTCTCTTGGCTTGGCTTTGCCACTGGCCCTGATTCATTGACATACCGAACAATGACAAGAGAACAGTTGGAGGCTGAAGCCAAAGAACTTGCATTCAGAATGCACCGCCTTATTGATTCCGGCGAGTATTTCGAAAATGTTGCCTATACCCTCTCGCATGATATCTCATCGCGTGAAAAAGGCGGCCATATCGGCTGGACGGGAAGAGGAGTCTACCTTGATCCTTTTGATTCTGTAGCCTTTTTACTCAAAGAAGGAGAGCATTCGCTTCCCTATCAGGATGCGGACGGCTGGCATTTAATTAAAGTTGCGAGTTATTTGCCTGAGGGGCCTGTTCCGATAGATTCGCCGCAGGTGTATGAGTCTGCGCGATTGTCACTGTTGACTACCAAGGCCAATATTATTAGCGACTCTATTATCGATAGTCTGAGGCTGGAAGTAAACGTCGCGCCCAATCCGGCCATTCTTGACACAAACATTTATTTCGTCCATGACACCGTCTGGGCCGGAGTCGTAAATGGCGTTGACACCATAGACTCTCGTCGAATGAAGGAGCTTGAAGAAAATTTCCGCGCACGACACGGGGTCGATAATACTGATTCCACAATTAAGAAAGAGATGCTTGCATTTGCCGCCGAAAGATGGCTTTTGGTTCAAGTCGCAAGATCGCATGGTATCGATACACTGCCATATATGAAGGAACGTTGGAAAAGTCTCTGGCATCATCGAAGCAAAGCAGTTGTGATGCGCCGCGCCACGGATCCGGACTGGTCTCCCAGCGAAGCTCAGATAGAAAAACATTACAAAGACAATCTCTCACGTTTCGTTTATGATAAGCCTTTGACTTTTGATCTATTAACCGTCAACGATTCAACGATGGCTGCGTTCTTTCGCGAACAGCTTCTCACGGGTCTTGAATTTTCCGACTTAGTTGAGGAGTATGGAAAGCAGCCAGAGATAACTCTAACCGTAGAACATGTCGCAAATGTTGGCCAAGAGGACATTCCCAGAGAAGTTTATAATGCCGCCCTGCAGTCAAGAATCGGCACAGTCTCGCGTCCGTTCAAGTCGAACAAGGGCCATCATTTATTAAAGCTCATCGAGCATAATCAATCCCGCACGTTCATGGAAGCCAAAGGAACTCTTCTCTCAGAATTGCAGAGACAGCACCGAAGCGAAGTTTGGCAGAAATACCGTGATGATCTCTTCCGCCGATATTCCGTAACATTCCCCGGACAACTGACCGGTTCCATGGCAATGGAGCCCCGTTGGACACGACTACCGCGCGAGAGATAGCTGTGGCGAAGACCTCCGCGCCGAAACAGATAAGCTTTCAACAAGAGCTCATCCGTAAAACTTTTCATTTGGGCGCTCTAATTGTCCCGGCAAGCTACTATCTACTCGGCCTTTCCAAACTTCAGATGCTCGCTATGATGATCCCGGTCTTTCTTGGCATGTTCATAATCGACGTCTCCCGTCTTCGTAACTGGTGGTTGTGGCGTGTGATATGCTCCAAATTCATTGGCCAGCTGATTCGCCGCCATGAAAGGAAAGGGGATTTTATCGGGGCGACCTATATTCTTCTTTCGACTTGTTGCACCATCGCTTTATATAGCATGCCCATAGCCGTTGCCGCGCTGTCATTTATAATTGTTGGGGATGCCTTTGCGGCAATAATTGGACGAAAGTTCGGCAGGCATTGGTTTGGGAGGAAGTCCCTTGAAGGCTCGCTCGCATGCCTCGCCGGAACCATAATTGTGGCCGTGTGCGCCCCTGAACTGCCATTTGCGGTAGCTCTAATTGGAGCTGCGACCGCGACAATAGTGGAAGCTTTTTCCGTAAAAGTCGATGACAACATCACGGTTCCGATCGCATCGGGACTGATTATGACAATTTTTAATAAAATTTTCACAAATCTATAATATTTTTACCGCAATCCATCTTTAGATCTGCGTATAATACATCGAAAGTGCGACCACGAAACTGCGCAATTTTGACGGAGGTAGAATGTCAAAGGGTAAAGTTAAGTACTTTAATGAGCACAAGGGATGGGGAATTATCGCGGGTGATGGCTCAGACCAGGATGTCTATGTCCATTACACAGCGATAAACATGGAAGGGTACCGAACGCTTAAAGAAGGACAGGAAGTATTTTTCGAACTGGCCGGCTCTGACGGGGGTCCAAAAGCCCAGAATGTCATTCTGGCAAATTAAGAGGTAGAAAAAGAAAGAAAATCAGGGAAGTCCGCCTATGGCGGACTTTTTTTATGCCCAAGGCCAAAGTTATTCCGGTAACGTCTGCGAAAGAAATCACGGTTCGAAACCGAAACTATCACGTATATTGGCCCTAATATGAAAATTATAGACCTTCGCTCCGATACCGTAACCAGACCGTCCGATGCCATGCGGCAGGCAATAGCCAATGCCGTTGTCGGCGATGACGTTTTTGGCGATGACCCGACCGTCATTGAACTCGAAAATCAGACAGCAAAGCTCTTTGGCAGCGAAGCCGCGCTGTATGTTCCATCAGGCACGATGGGCAATCAAATCTGCCTGAAAGTCCATACCCGACACAGGGGAGAAGAGCTCCTGTGTGATCGGGAATGCCATGTTGTGAACTACGAAGTTGCCGGGCCGGTGGTACATGCCGGGCTTTTGGTTAATCTCATTCAGACCGATAGGGGGATGATTACCGCCGAAATGGTCCGCGAGAATGTCCGGATAAAAAGCCTGCATTCACCCGAGACGCGAATTGTTGCGCTGGAAAACACCCATAACCGGCATGGCGGGACTGTCCTGCCGCAGGATGAAATCCTTAAAGTCCGCGAAGTCTGCGATGAATTCGGACTTGCCTTCCATCTTGATGGCGCGCGTATTTGGAATGCCCATATTGCAACCGAGATTCCACTGGCAGAACTTGCCCGGCCGTTTGATTCAATATCTGTTTGTCTCTCCAAAGGACTTGGGGCGCCGGTCGGCTCGCTGATTGTGAGCAGTCGTGAGTTTGTGGAGAAATGCCGCCGTGAGAGAAAACTGTTTGGCGGAGGAATGCGCCAGGCCGGCATTTTGGCCGCCGCTGGACTGTACGCGCTGAAAAATAACCTAACACGGCTTGCCGATGACCACACCAATGCCCGTTACCTTGCGACCGAATTGAATGCGCTGGGACTTTTTGCGATCGATATGAGCCGGGTGGAGACAAACATAATCGTGGCCAAACTCAATTCCGGAATGACACCAGAGAGCGTTATTGCCAAACTCAAATCCGCCGGGGTGCTCGCGGTTCCGTTTGGCCGGGACAAAATCCGCATGGTCACACACTTGGATGTCACACGCGAGGACTGCCAAGCGGCCGTCGAGCGGATAAAGAAGTTGCTTGTAAAAGAGCAGACGGTAGGGTAGAGGGAGAGGCCACTGGCTTCAGACAAAAACATCACTTTTCTATTCGACGTTTAACAAGTAAATTGTTAGGATGAACTCCCTATACTACGGCGATAATCTCGAGATATTGCGCAAGCATATCGAGACCGAATCCGTTGATTTAATATATTTGGACCCCCCTTTTAACTCTCAAAGAGCCTACAATGTTATTTTTCAGGATAAGACGGGCAAGGCGTCCTCCGCTCAGATACAAGCATTCGAGGATACATGGGCATGGACGAACGAGACACAGCAAGTGTACGAGCAGATAATGCTCCGAACCGAAGCTTCCGCCGAATTGAAAGCCATGATGCAAGCCTTTAGATCCTTTATGGGTAACTCCGATTTGATGGCTTATCTGACTATGATGGCAATCCGATTAGTTGAACTTCACAGGGTATTAAAACCAACGGGATCGCTCTATTTGCATTGCGATCCAACGGCAAGTCATTATTTAAAATTATTACTCGATCAGATTTTTGGAATTAGTAATTTCCGAAACGAGATAATTTGGAAACGGACAAGTGCTCACAGCAGTGCCAATAAGTGCGGATCAATCCATGACGTAATTCTTTTCTATTCGAGAACTGATAAATGTATCTGGAACGATATCTATCAAAAGTATGATTCTTCGTATCTGGAAACGTTCTTCGATACTGTTGACGAAGATGGTAGACACTATAAGCGAAGTGACCTTACTGGAGCCGGTGTCAGCCAAGGGGTTAGTGGTCAACCTTGGAAAGGATTGGATGTCACAACCAGAGGAAGGCACTGGATGTACATCCCAAGTACTCTCGACGAGTTGGATAAACAGGGTCGAATTCACTGGCCGAAGAAAAAGGGCGGTATGCCTCGGTTGAAACAATTTCCTGAAGATTTGCCGGGGGTTCCTCTGCAGGATATTTGGGATGATATCAGACCGATTCACAACCTAGCTCAGGAAAGATTAGGTTATCCGACACAAAAGCCAGTAGCACTTCTGGAACGGATTTTGACAACCTCATCTAAACAATCCGATGTCGTACTCGATCCATTCTGTGGCTGTGGCACTGCAATCGTGGCGGCAGAAAAACTCGGACGCAAATGGATCGGTATCGATATAACACACCTCGCTATTTCTCTCATCAAGAAGCGATTAAATGATCATTTCCCCGATTCCAAATTTGCGGTTGTAGGAGAACCTAAATCAGTCGATGCCGCAGAGATGCTTTTCCTCGATTCACCTTTCCAATTTGAAAGCTGGGCGGTCTCATTGCTTGGTGGACAACCTTTCAAGAGCAAGGGAGGCGGAGATGGTGGCATTGACGGATTGCTTTACTTTCAGGACTTTGAAAACAAGTTTCACCGTGCGATTATTGAAGTCAAGGGCGGCAAATATCAACCCAAAGATATTCGTGCCCTTAAAGGCGTTCTAGAGCGAGAAGAAGCTCCGTTGGGAATTTTAATAGCCTTGCAGCCTCCTACAAAACCTATGCTTGCCGAGGCCGCCGCGATGGGCACTTGGACTCTACCCGGAGGAAGCAATTTCCCAATCATGCAGATCGTGACTATTGAGCAACTTTTTGGTGGTCGACTGCCGAAGCTTCCAGATACAAGTACAACACTCAAAAAAGCAAAGCGCGAATACCGCGAATCGGAAAAAAAACCGCCGAAATTTTTATAGTTTGCAATTTTGACAGACAGTATGAAGAAACAATTGCCGAGAATACAGCGTGACGAAAAACAACTAGGACTATTTGTGCGAGTTTGGGACGAAATTCTCAAAGAGCACAAGATAACACGTCACCAGACAAGGATACTCTTTCAACTCGACCTACTATCATTTGATCCGGATGTGCAGGAGCATTTGGCTGAGAACCAGCTTGATGAGTTATTGTTCACAAAGACTTTGTTAATTGATAGCGGCTCTTCCACAGAGCAGTGCTGTTGCCATGTTAAGCCAACTAGTACGGCCGTATTGCTATAGTTACGGACAAATATTTTGGGACTTTCAAACCGGAAGCTGGTGGAGTTTTGAGGGTCAATTCGAGATTATCAAATACAGAACAGGAATATGGCTTAGAGAATCGATTGAACAAGAGTTGGAACATGCCGACCTCCAAACTATTGAAAGGCTTGAGCAAAGCATTCGCGGGGCATGTTTGCGATTGCTATTGGATGAAGCAGCCCGGAGCAAATCCTGATCCCCGTGGCTGGCGTACCTTCCCTCCACGCCTGCCCGCTGTGGTGGGGCGGACTTGAAAGCCTCGTGCGCCAACAAATCCTCAATTAAAAAAATGCCAACCCTCTCCCATTTTTTCTTTCACGCTTGCCCGCCTTTTATACCCCCCAATCCGCCTGCAATCCAATTGAGCTTGCCAAGCCATACCGCTCATCTTACTTTTGGTTTACCTATGTACGAGCTTACTGACCTGAAAAATAGAATTCTGGCCGCCGCAACCCGCATTCCTCAGCATGTTGCAATTATAATGGATGGAAACGGACGCTGGGCCGCCCAGAGAAATCAGCCTCGCACAGCGGGGCATGAGGCCGGTGTCAAGGCTGTCAAGGAAGTTGTGAAGGTCTCCGGTGAACTTGGGATTAAATACCTCACTCTCTACACATTCTCACTAGAGAATTGGAAACGACCGAAAGACGAGGTCACAGCCATCATGTCACTGCTGACCCGAACAACCCTCAATGAGCTCGATGAATTGATGAAAAACGATGTGAAACTCATCACAACCGGCCGCCTGAGTGGGCTTTCGCGAGTCAGGCGAGTGGCCCTTGACGAAGCTGTGCATCGAACCAGAAATAATAAAGGGCTGGTTCTGAACCTTGCCCTGAATTACGGCGGACGAGCGGAGATTCTTGACGCCGTGAAAGGTATAGCCAATTCAATCCGGGCCGGTATTCTCGATATTGCCGATATTGACGAGGAACTCTTTTCGAGTTTCCTCTACACCGCAGGCATACCCGATCCGGATTTATTGATACGAACATCGGGAGAGCTTCGTATTTCGAATTTCCTTCTCTGGCAGACCAGCTACACCGAGCTCTATATCATCGACACACTCTGGCCGGACTTTGGGCGCAGAGACCTATTCGACGCTATCCTCAACTATCAGGGGCGCGAGCGGAGATTTGGTATGGTTTCTCAAAAAGAGGTCGATTAGATTTGCTGATCAGTAAAAATCTTGTTACGCGAATTATCGTAGCGGCCATCGCGATTCCGGCTATTCTTTGGATCTCAGATCAGGGCGGATTTTGGCTTTTTGGACTGGTGACCGTTTTGTCAGTCCTGGCTATGACCGAGATTCTTTCTGGTGAAGGGTATGGCTTCGACCATCCCTTATTTTGGCTTGCCCAAGTCTGTTTGCTTGCGGCCCTTGTGTCATCGGCACGCTCATTATTCTGGACGACAGAGGCTGGTGATATCCTGCAATCAATGAGTCTTTTCCTTTTTACTCTGCCGATTATTACAATTTTTTTTCTCTTGAGCGGACTTTATTTTTCACTTGGGACGCAACCGCCGGAAGAACTATTCCGCAGACATAGCCGTCTCGTGTGGGGGATAGGATATATTCTGATGCTCTATCCCTATGTCTTCGCTTTGGGCGATTTCAGCAGAATGTTCGCCATCGATGGTTTTACCGGGGGAGATTGCCTCCTTTTATTGTTTGGCATTCTCTGGCTGGGAGATACAGCTGCCATGTGGGTCGGATCGACCTTTGGACGACACAAACTTGCCCCCGGCGTGTCGCCTAACAAAACTATCGAAGGCTTTCTTGGAGGACTCGCGGCGGCTGTAGTCGTCGGCATTGTTATCGGCCTCTGGAAATTTCAATCCCTTTCTCTGATACATCTTATATTCATTGCACTCGGTTGCTCGATTTTCGGCCAGCTTGGCGATCTGGTGGAATCAATGTGGAAACGGTCGCTCGGTAAAAAAGACTCATCGGGACTTATTCCCGGTCATGGCGGAGTACTGGATAGGTTTGATTCGCTGCTCTTTGCCGCGCCATTTATGTACGGATACCTCATTTTATTAGTGACATGAAAGCGCTCGATTATTTCTTCGCTGCAAGACCGCTCCTGCACCTGCCAATCTGGTCGATCTATCTGGTAGCAGTTAAATATCATCATGACCTTACCGGGCAATCTTTTGATCTGAGCGATTTGGGCATTATGGCAGGTTGGAGTCTTTTGGCTACTTCAGCGTTATATATCAACCAGATATATGATTATGAATCTGATCGAATCAACCAAAAGCTCGGCTTTTTGCAGAATAACATTGTAGAGCAGAGCGCGCTCTATAAGGGTTTCCTACTCACCTCCGCGTCTGCTATTGCTCTGACACTCTTGTATCCGGCGGCGACCCGCCTTATATTCTTACAAGCCTTTCTACTCAGTTACATTTATTCTGTACCGCCTGTGCGACTCAAAAACCGGCCGTTTTGGGGTCTGTTCGCCAACGCGTATGCCTGCGGAACGCTGATTTCGTTTTCTGTGATGCCCGAGCTTTCTGTTCACAATGCCGGCCTTCTCGGTTGGGACAACCCGCTTTATTTTGGCCTGTCAGTGGGAGCAATCTACCTTTTGACAACGATACCCGATGTCGCCGGAGATAAGGCTACCGGCAAAAAAACTCTTGCGATAGCGCTGGGAATGACCGGCGAAAAATGTCTTGCTCTGCTTTTCATGCTCGGCTCGGCCCTCTTTGCCTTTAGCTCAAATTTCATAGCGCTCTTAGTGCTCTCTCTCATTTCGTCCGCTCTCATTTGTCTGACCATATTTATCAAATCCGAAAAAATAATCTTGCTGGCGATTAAATTACCGCTTCTGCTTCTCACATTATTCGCCGGCTACTGGTATCCGCTCTATTTTGTGTTTGTTGTTGTCTTGGTCGGGTGCACCAGACTATATTTCAAAGTTCGATTTAACATCATCTACCCGAGGCTGGCATAATGATAAGAGTCCTCTTTGCTATAATTGTATGCGCCATGTTAATCGCCTGTCAAGGCATTCAGCGCTATGGCACGCGCGGAAATCCGGGCTCTGCTTCTGAACGCCCGAAGCAATCTACGGTATCAGGTTCGACTTCGGTTCAGGGACTATCCACAAATGATCATATTCGATTGGGACTTATTCTTCAGAAACAACTCGGCAAGCCGTACGTTGGCTCCTCGGCATACGAGCAAGGGATTGACTGCTCAAAATTTACCCGCGATGCCTTTGCCTCCTTTGGCAATATAAGCCTTCCTCGTACCGCTTTCGAGCAATTCTCCTCTGGAGCAATAGTCCATCAGAAATCGCTCCGCTATGGGGACCTTGTGTTTTTCAAAACCGATGGCGACCAGATTTCCCATGTCGGCGTGTATGTTGGATTTGGTGAATTTATCCATGCTTCTTCATCGCGGGGCGTGATAGTCAGCGGACTATCCGAAGAGTATTGGTCACGTCGTTTTGTCGGGGCGCGGCGCATTCTGGTATCGCAGTAACCACAAAGAAACTCTGATAGCACATTCGTGTTCTCAGAGAGATGGCAAGCTCATTGGAATCACTCGAAGCAAAACTCAAAAATCTCCCGAATTCTCATGGCGTCTATATCTTCAAAAACGTCAAAGGGGAGATAATTTACATCGGCAAAGCGAACAGCCTCCGCAACCGTGTCCGAAGTTACTTTCGTCCTGCCGACAAACTCGATGTCAAAACCCAACGTTTGGCATTCCACATCACCGACCTTGACATGATGGCGACCGATAATGAAATAGAATCGCTTATCCTCGAAGCAAATCTCGTCCGACAGCACAAGCCGCGCTATAATGTCCGTCTCAAAGATGACAAGCATTTCCCGTATATCAAAATCACCACCAATGAGCCTTTCCCGCGTATCCTTGTGGTCCGAAGACTTTTGAAAGACGGCGCGACCTACTTTGGTCCCTACACGAACAGCCAAGGGATGTGGAGGACTGTCAGAGCCCTCTCCAGACTGTTTACCATTCGTACCTGTAACCTCACAATTCCTCATCCAACCGCCAAGCAGTACAAAGTCTGTTTGGACTATCACATAAAGCGTTGTGGCGGGCCATGCGAAAATTTTCAGTCAAAGGCCGAATATGATAAACTCGTTCAGTCCGTGATTATGGCGCTTTCCGGGCGGTCGCGGGAACTTATGAATGAACTCACCGAACGGATGAGAAGCGCCTCGGAAAATCTCCGCTTTGAAGAAGCTCGCATACTCCGCGATCAAATAGACGCGCTGGAAAGCATCACCGATCGCCAACAGCGAGCCGATGCCGGAGAAGTTGTCGACCGAGACATAATCTCCATTGCCCGTGAAAGCTCCGATGCTGTCGCTGTTGTCATGCAAATCCGGCAGGGTGTTCTTCTTGGCCGACAGGATTTTCAATTGAGCGCCGAGCCCGATGAGACTGACGAGGCAATGCTTGAGACTTTCATCACCCAGTATTACAACAATCAGCCGAACTTGCCCGAGGAGATATATTTCCCGCTTGAACTACAAACAGTGAGGATAATTGCAAGCTGGCTTAAGAAGGTAAAAGGGAAGCCGGTTCGAATATACACCCCGAAGATAGGCGTCAAACTTAAAATGGTTGACCTTGCCGCCATCAACGCTCGCATGCTTCTTGACGAATTGCTGATACACAAACGCATTCAGTCTGAGAGAACCAGCAAGATGGTCACGGACCTCAAGGATGCCCTCCGACTGCCAATTTCGCCGCGTACCATTGCCTGTTTTGATATTTCAAACACCGGAGAGACAGACACCGTCGGCTCATGTGCCTATTTTGACAACGGAAGGCAAAAAAAGACCGAGTATCGACACTTCAAAATCAAAGGCGTGTCGGGGCAGGACGATTTCAGCATGATGCGCGAAATAGTCGGGCGGTATTTTCACCGACTAAAAGAGGAAGAGAAACAACCTCCGGATTTGGTGGTTGTCGATGGCGGCAAAGGACAATTGTCGGCGGCAAAAGCCGAGCTTGAGTCTCTTGGATTTCCCGACCAGCTTATCATTTCGCTCGCAAAACGACTGGAAGAGATATTCTTGCCCGGCAATTCCGATTCAATAACGATTCCCCGAAGTTCTCCGGCTCTTATGCTACTAAAGCGCGTTCGAGACGAAGCTCATCGCTTCGCTATAACCTACAACCGCAAGGTGAGAGGTAAACGGACTATCAAATCCGCCCTCGATGATATTAACGGAGTCGGCCCGGCCAAAGCCCGCGCTCTTCTGCGTCATTTTGGTTCGGTTGAGCGGATAAAATCCGCAACACGGGATGAGCTGACATCGATAAAAGGGATAAACCCCTCGATGGCAGACAAGATTCTCTCGAGCCTTCAGACCCAGTAACGTCAATCACTTAATCCGTCCTCTGAGCGTCTTACAATGTCGCTCCCGTGCCTGCCCACTATGACGGAAAAAAGAGATTCCAAACATTCTCCGATATTTGGTAGAGTAGGTCCGTCTTCGAACCTGCCGAAGAGGTTTGCAACAGTCAGCCAACCTTACATCGTTAAATAATAACCCAACCGTTGGGGGACTACAAAGAAATAAATTTGCGCGAAGTGGCGGTTATCTCTGATCGACACGCCAATATCTCCTCCGCTGCCGAAAACCCCTCTCTTTATCATTGCATAATCGCGCCTATCTCACCTAATTTCACCCTATGATTGATTCACCACAGGCCTATACCGTGTCGGCCGTCACGAGAATGATAAAGGGAGCGCTCGAAGACAGATTCGCCGGTGTCTGGATCGAAGGCGAAATCACCGGCTATATCCACCATTCATCCGGTCACAGATATTTTTCACTTAAAGACGAGCAAGCCGTGCTCAAAGCAACTTGCTGGAAATCGGTCGGCCAAACTCTGAAATTTACTCCAACAAACGGACAGAAGGTTTTGATCTTCGGAGATATTAACGTCTACGAAAAAGGCGGAAATTATCAGTTAAACTGTAAAAAAATTGTGCCAGTTGGTGTCGGCCCGCTCGAGCTGGCCTTCAGACAATTGCATGAGCGGCTCTCACGCGAGGGGCTTTTCGATTCCGCCCGAAAGCGACCTTTGCCGCTATTCCCCGAACGCATAGGAATCGTAACCTCGCCTACCGGAGCCGCAATTCGTGACTTAATACATATTGCTCAGCGCCGAAACAATTCGATTCAATTGATAATATATCCCGCTCGCGTCCAAGGAGACGGCGCGGAAAATGAAATAGCCGCTGGCATCGCATTTTTCAACGCCCGTCTTGAGGTCAATCTCATCATAGCCGGGCGGGGTGGAGGCTCTCTCGAAGACTTATGGGCGTTCAATACCGAAACCGTCGTTCGGGCCATAGTTGGCTCGCGCATACCGGTTGTTTCGGCAGTTGGCCATGAGGTCGATACAACCCTTTCTGACCTCGCGGCCGATTTGCGCGCCTCGACTCCCTCAGCCGCCGCCGAACTGACAGTCTGGTCAAAGCAGGATTTCAAGGACCATCTCAGTTCACTCAAAACAAGTTACCGCCGTTTCATGGAACAAAAGCTCAATGAATTCCGCGAGTCGCTCAACTTCCTCAAATCTCGATCGGCATGGATTCGGCCGTTGGATTTTGTCAATCAGAAACGCCAGTATCTCGATAGCCTTAGTCGGGTTCATTCCTCAGCCGGAAAAAACCGTTTTGAACTCCACAAAAACAGGTTATCTTTGGCCGTCTCAAGATTGGAGACCTTGTCGCCTCTGAAAACCCTTGCGCGGGGCTATTCGGTCAGCCAGCGTTTGGACGGAGATGGGGGGCTGATTCGAACGATTGCTGATATAGAAATCGGTGCCCGGATGGAAACGATTGTTGCCGACGGGCGGTTACAGTCTGTGATCGAAAGAAAGCAAAAGAGTAGCTGAGGAAGCGTTTACCGGCCGTGAAAAAATTCAAAGACTACGAGTCAGCAGTAGGGCGGCTTGAGGAGATTACCAATCTTCTCGAGTCCGGTGATTCCGGACTTGAGCAATCCCTTCAGCTTTATATCGAAGGGGTTGAAATAGCAAAACTCTGCGATGAAAAACTCAATCAGGTCGCGAAGTCAGTTAAAATTATCTCCGAGGAAAACGGCATGCTTGAAAAAGATTTCAAACGCAGTGCAGACGAGGATGAATCCTAATGCCGGTTGATACAACCCCCGGACTCGAATACTTGCAAAAGAGCCGACAGCTTGTCGAAGGCCTGCTCGATCAACTTATCCCATCCGAGGAGACCGAACCGAAATCGCTACATCAGGCAATGCGCTATTCTGCCATGGCCGGAGGCAAACGGCTTCGACCATCCCTCGCTCTTGCCGCATATGAATATTGCGGCGGTGAACAAAGAGCGGCTCCCAGATCGATACATCTTGCAATGGCCGCCCTTGAAATGGTTCACACCTATTCATTGATCCACGATGACCTTCCTTGCATGGATGACGATGACCTTCGCCGCGGAATGCCCACCTGTCACAAAAAGTTTGGAGAGGCGCTTGCCGTACTTGCTGGTGACGGCCTCCATG from Candidatus Zixiibacteriota bacterium encodes:
- the xseB gene encoding exodeoxyribonuclease VII small subunit produces the protein MKKFKDYESAVGRLEEITNLLESGDSGLEQSLQLYIEGVEIAKLCDEKLNQVAKSVKIISEENGMLEKDFKRSADEDES
- the xseA gene encoding exodeoxyribonuclease VII large subunit, with product MIDSPQAYTVSAVTRMIKGALEDRFAGVWIEGEITGYIHHSSGHRYFSLKDEQAVLKATCWKSVGQTLKFTPTNGQKVLIFGDINVYEKGGNYQLNCKKIVPVGVGPLELAFRQLHERLSREGLFDSARKRPLPLFPERIGIVTSPTGAAIRDLIHIAQRRNNSIQLIIYPARVQGDGAENEIAAGIAFFNARLEVNLIIAGRGGGSLEDLWAFNTETVVRAIVGSRIPVVSAVGHEVDTTLSDLAADLRASTPSAAAELTVWSKQDFKDHLSSLKTSYRRFMEQKLNEFRESLNFLKSRSAWIRPLDFVNQKRQYLDSLSRVHSSAGKNRFELHKNRLSLAVSRLETLSPLKTLARGYSVSQRLDGDGGLIRTIADIEIGARMETIVADGRLQSVIERKQKSS
- a CDS encoding UbiA family prenyltransferase — protein: MKALDYFFAARPLLHLPIWSIYLVAVKYHHDLTGQSFDLSDLGIMAGWSLLATSALYINQIYDYESDRINQKLGFLQNNIVEQSALYKGFLLTSASAIALTLLYPAATRLIFLQAFLLSYIYSVPPVRLKNRPFWGLFANAYACGTLISFSVMPELSVHNAGLLGWDNPLYFGLSVGAIYLLTTIPDVAGDKATGKKTLAIALGMTGEKCLALLFMLGSALFAFSSNFIALLVLSLISSALICLTIFIKSEKIILLAIKLPLLLLTLFAGYWYPLYFVFVVVLVGCTRLYFKVRFNIIYPRLA
- a CDS encoding C40 family peptidase encodes the protein MIRVLFAIIVCAMLIACQGIQRYGTRGNPGSASERPKQSTVSGSTSVQGLSTNDHIRLGLILQKQLGKPYVGSSAYEQGIDCSKFTRDAFASFGNISLPRTAFEQFSSGAIVHQKSLRYGDLVFFKTDGDQISHVGVYVGFGEFIHASSSRGVIVSGLSEEYWSRRFVGARRILVSQ
- the uvrC gene encoding excinuclease ABC subunit UvrC — its product is MASSLESLEAKLKNLPNSHGVYIFKNVKGEIIYIGKANSLRNRVRSYFRPADKLDVKTQRLAFHITDLDMMATDNEIESLILEANLVRQHKPRYNVRLKDDKHFPYIKITTNEPFPRILVVRRLLKDGATYFGPYTNSQGMWRTVRALSRLFTIRTCNLTIPHPTAKQYKVCLDYHIKRCGGPCENFQSKAEYDKLVQSVIMALSGRSRELMNELTERMRSASENLRFEEARILRDQIDALESITDRQQRADAGEVVDRDIISIARESSDAVAVVMQIRQGVLLGRQDFQLSAEPDETDEAMLETFITQYYNNQPNLPEEIYFPLELQTVRIIASWLKKVKGKPVRIYTPKIGVKLKMVDLAAINARMLLDELLIHKRIQSERTSKMVTDLKDALRLPISPRTIACFDISNTGETDTVGSCAYFDNGRQKKTEYRHFKIKGVSGQDDFSMMREIVGRYFHRLKEEEKQPPDLVVVDGGKGQLSAAKAELESLGFPDQLIISLAKRLEEIFLPGNSDSITIPRSSPALMLLKRVRDEAHRFAITYNRKVRGKRTIKSALDDINGVGPAKARALLRHFGSVERIKSATRDELTSIKGINPSMADKILSSLQTQ